One genomic region from Chlamydia poikilotherma encodes:
- the thiM gene encoding hydroxyethylthiazole kinase yields MLERMNEALQSIGKEKPVILSITNYVSMDFLANCFLAIGASPIMSVSDLELEELIGLSSVVYLNIGTLDHLFIQRSYRAVDIALRQNKPVIFDPAGSGATKIRTEVSHHLLTHATIVRGNASEILSFGDVPTKTRGLDSINTTHDAKNMAIALANECLCGCAVAVTGAVDFITDGNRSATIELGDPLMSRVTGMGCSLTGVLAAFRSVIDDSFEATRLGVEYFTLCGMLARERCEGPGLFKAYLLDELYNADFDRMRRYYEQ; encoded by the coding sequence ATGTTAGAACGAATGAATGAAGCATTGCAGAGCATAGGAAAGGAAAAACCTGTAATTTTGAGTATTACGAATTACGTTTCCATGGATTTTCTTGCGAATTGCTTTCTAGCTATCGGAGCTTCACCTATTATGAGTGTATCCGATTTAGAATTAGAAGAGTTAATAGGATTAAGTTCGGTTGTTTATCTTAATATTGGAACTCTAGATCATCTATTTATTCAGAGGTCTTACAGAGCGGTAGATATTGCTTTAAGACAAAATAAGCCTGTAATTTTTGATCCTGCAGGTTCAGGAGCTACAAAAATTAGAACAGAAGTTTCTCATCATTTGCTTACCCATGCTACGATTGTTCGGGGAAATGCTAGTGAAATTCTCTCTTTTGGAGATGTTCCTACAAAAACACGCGGTTTGGATTCTATTAATACTACCCATGATGCTAAAAATATGGCAATCGCTTTAGCTAACGAATGTTTATGTGGTTGTGCTGTTGCTGTTACTGGTGCTGTAGATTTTATTACTGATGGGAATCGTAGTGCAACTATAGAGCTCGGAGATCCATTAATGTCTCGCGTTACGGGAATGGGTTGCTCTTTAACTGGGGTGCTTGCTGCATTTAGATCGGTAATAGATGATTCTTTTGAAGCTACACGATTAGGCGTAGAATATTTTACTCTTTGTGGAATGCTTGCTCGTGAACGCTGCGAAGGTCCAGGATTATTTAAGGCTTATCTTCTAGATGAATTGTATAATGCGGACTTTGATAGAATGCGTCGTTATTACGAGCAATAA
- a CDS encoding metal ABC transporter permease, which yields MISFFDHILPALLFPSLLAALGASIAGGVVGTYIVVKRIVSISGSISHSILGGIGLTLWIQYRLNLEFSPMYGAIVGAIILAICIGKIHLKYQEREDALIAMIWSVGMAIGIIFISQLPAFNSELVNFLFGNILWVTTHDLYSLGILDVVVLTTVALCHTRFLALCFDEKYMMLSRYSVQTWYFLLLILTAITIVMLIYIMGVILMLSMLVLPISIACRFSYRMVNIMIVSVLLNILCSFFGIALAYALDFPAGPTIAILMGIAYTLSLFVKRLFSRSTPSPVSPDNITNFSKGKSL from the coding sequence ATGATTTCTTTTTTTGATCATATCCTTCCCGCGCTACTCTTCCCGTCTCTACTTGCAGCTTTAGGAGCCTCTATTGCTGGGGGAGTTGTAGGAACCTACATCGTAGTCAAACGTATCGTTTCTATTAGCGGAAGTATCTCCCATTCTATTTTAGGAGGAATTGGTCTTACCTTATGGATTCAATATCGACTGAATCTTGAATTTTCTCCTATGTACGGGGCTATAGTTGGAGCAATAATCCTAGCAATCTGTATTGGGAAAATTCATCTCAAGTATCAAGAAAGAGAGGATGCCCTCATTGCTATGATTTGGTCTGTAGGGATGGCAATCGGGATTATTTTTATATCCCAACTCCCTGCTTTTAATTCAGAGCTAGTGAATTTTCTTTTTGGAAATATTCTTTGGGTAACTACTCATGATCTCTACAGTTTGGGAATATTAGATGTGGTTGTTCTTACAACCGTAGCGCTCTGTCATACGAGATTCCTTGCATTATGTTTCGATGAAAAATACATGATGCTCAGTCGCTACTCTGTACAGACATGGTATTTCCTTTTACTAATTTTAACAGCAATTACGATCGTTATGCTGATTTACATCATGGGTGTTATTTTAATGTTAAGCATGCTTGTTTTGCCTATATCGATCGCGTGTAGGTTTTCCTATAGAATGGTCAACATTATGATTGTTTCCGTTCTCTTAAACATTCTATGCTCATTTTTCGGAATTGCCCTTGCCTATGCCCTAGATTTCCCTGCAGGACCAACGATCGCTATTTTGATGGGTATTGCTTATACATTAAGTCTATTTGTAAAAAGACTATTCAGTAGATCCACACCTTCCCCAGTAAGTCCAGATAACATCACAAATTTTTCAAAAGGAAAGAGTCTCTGA
- the thiE gene encoding thiamine phosphate synthase produces the protein MEEDFFKLILVTNRQNTPVEEYLDFIAVCVQSGVTSVQLREKKLSHREILSFGEALKSILDPLEIPLIISDSVSVCLDLDASGVHLGQTDGDVIEARELLGPDKIIGWNVNTLDQLLNANTLPIDYLCLSAMFATQNKPDATNLWGFSGLEQAASLCEHPIVAIGGIDESNAAEVVEAGAAGIAAIGVFHSAQNPGLVTKTLREIVDRGLRC, from the coding sequence TTGGAAGAAGACTTTTTCAAACTCATTCTAGTCACGAATAGACAGAACACCCCAGTTGAGGAATATCTCGATTTTATAGCTGTTTGTGTACAGTCTGGTGTGACTTCTGTTCAACTTCGTGAAAAAAAGCTTTCACATAGGGAAATTTTAAGTTTTGGAGAAGCGTTAAAGTCGATCCTAGATCCTTTGGAAATTCCTTTAATTATCAGTGATAGCGTATCTGTATGTTTAGATTTGGATGCTTCAGGCGTTCATTTAGGGCAAACAGATGGAGATGTTATAGAGGCTAGAGAGCTTCTAGGTCCTGATAAGATTATAGGGTGGAACGTAAATACTCTTGATCAGCTTCTCAATGCCAATACTTTACCGATTGATTATTTGTGCTTAAGCGCGATGTTTGCAACTCAGAATAAGCCCGATGCTACCAATCTTTGGGGATTTTCTGGTTTAGAACAGGCTGCTTCTCTATGTGAACACCCTATAGTTGCTATTGGTGGTATCGATGAAAGTAACGCTGCTGAAGTCGTGGAAGCTGGTGCTGCAGGTATTGCTGCTATTGGAGTATTTCATTCTGCGCAAAATCCGGGTTTAGTAACAAAAACACTAAGAGAAATTGTTGATAGGGGACTTAGATGTTAG
- a CDS encoding polymorphic outer membrane protein middle domain-containing protein, producing MKWLSATAVFAAVLPSITVFGEPLSKELNSSYRGSGSSISDSHSNNFTQETQDESGITYIISGNVSFTTFTNIPDPKPNPAAQPDPAPNPSDSGPSVSSTLQPITGQARTIAQPREQLYLSILQNLNSSAFAHVSRLQQGNFDLSDFTSEKSHPLSFPLAATSVTPADKSTSNPDPKGGGAFYNDKAGPLSFITHVGNPGSISCSLIKMTGKGGAIYSKGPISFDGLENVTFKDNVSQEAGGALFTDSTLTIRNILNSIEFTNNAARVPVPPEPPTTPPTVPGTGGVVAPNGSYATYPLPKYISQTGSTNTGSQTPTLPTYTTETAGNGGAAFAKGAIVISTYKDMTFRGNSAEFPPSIEAGKKANSTPPPPEPVIKGSGGAIFGLDTITISDGSEDTLFILNTATGAGGAIYGDKTISISKVANLKFQSNSADTLGGAIYSKGNLTIQDSSTLTQFNGNNGKTGGGGIYCLGDVTLTNLSQAHFGANKAGNYDLTINVPGKNSASSSQPPPPPLAKGGGIYVEKNLSVSKIASTLEFLNNQATDHGGGAYVKGTLTFENSHRIQFTTNTSKKSGGGLYCESDVTFTNLTGKTLFQGNVATEEGGGICLAANKSLTLSNLESFCLINNTTTKSGGGANIPKELIFTFPNPNPVSSLTTPPAVVPVFGSAIITGNQATEHGGGVYTTKASFTSLELIDIGQNSAKNGAGLCTQTLTSAGTVVSAGQSAPEDLDFKVDYVITTNVTKNAAVDNGGGVYGKKGKISRLDHLNITGNSAGKLGGGLYFTEALNLENIQISKISENTAKESGGAIYAKALTCNNLNTELTVSNNKAETTSTTTATASVPTAITGGALYAETLTLKNLQGNCTFSGNQAIDNNAVIGTNNPPADPDIQGGAIYAKTAFNLQNSTGNLTFSGNSAITKRAATTGQIAGGAIYAPTVTITNCSQAINFVNNSALCTPAEPPSGAITITPKETFGGAIAGTTSVTFTGNQTLFFKGNSADIGSAIGCKNGTVTFTDSLYCSFEENIAKNRGTIYAATLSIPKGYINFSNNSSANDGSAIYFTKKADITAASSILFLNNKVTLAQTPAGQGSAQVKNLGAAIYGAPASDDAILNLTALGGSITFKNNQCLPTGTNTATSFCSITGKVQLTLNAAENQSINFYDAVNITTSKTSNYNTLDINKKPTNGTSPNYTGTILFSGELHEHRSFIPQKTVLHNGTLVLSKNAELNVISFDQKAGSLLVMGPGSVLSTRKPTAGGTTGGIAINNLTIDFSEILAENGKATPPSLQLSVEPTRAAGGPRSHRSENNSLPQANKTPPDVNQEKIYLTGTLTLIDPSGAFYQNPYLGEDREIELLKLPTASSKVDISDLTLAGDTNPQKGYIGTWTLGATGQNGKLQASWKFKEYRRWVYIPRDNYFYVNSILGSQNSLISVKQGIINNMLNNARFDDAAYNNLWLCGIGSFLQKEQGEEARSFSYHSRGYSLAIDAKPRPEFILGASFSQVFGHAKSEKSIENYKHKGSDHSFQGTLYAGRAFYLPHRQTKAPRPILLQGVMTYGYMKHDTTTYYPSIQERNLGNWEDLGWLFDVRMIIDLKEPSNNSTTRFSFYSEAEYTGVRQKQFTELDYDPRTFDSFAYRNLATPLGFVFEGALIQYGILMYNKLSFAYVPVIYRNKPQCTYRVDSTGQTGEVSGVIPTRNTGRIEYSSQIYLGPYWTLYGTYTIDAGMSSLVQMANCGARMIF from the coding sequence ATGAAGTGGCTATCAGCTACAGCTGTTTTTGCTGCCGTGCTCCCCTCGATTACAGTATTTGGTGAACCCCTTTCGAAAGAATTAAACTCCAGTTATAGAGGATCAGGATCAAGCATTTCAGATTCGCATTCGAATAACTTTACGCAAGAAACACAAGATGAAAGCGGAATAACTTATATAATTTCTGGGAATGTCTCATTCACAACGTTCACAAATATTCCCGATCCTAAGCCAAATCCAGCTGCACAACCAGATCCAGCACCTAACCCAAGTGATTCAGGCCCCTCAGTTAGTAGCACATTGCAGCCCATAACAGGACAAGCTAGGACCATTGCTCAACCTCGCGAACAGCTTTATCTATCTATTCTGCAAAATCTAAACTCATCAGCATTTGCTCATGTTTCTAGATTGCAGCAGGGAAATTTTGATCTTAGCGATTTCACATCTGAGAAATCTCATCCACTAAGTTTTCCTCTAGCAGCAACTTCCGTAACACCCGCAGATAAATCCACTTCTAATCCCGATCCAAAAGGCGGCGGAGCTTTCTATAATGATAAAGCTGGTCCTCTATCATTTATTACCCACGTGGGAAATCCAGGATCTATCTCCTGCTCTCTAATCAAAATGACAGGAAAAGGAGGAGCGATATACTCCAAAGGTCCTATATCTTTTGATGGATTAGAAAACGTTACATTCAAAGATAACGTATCCCAAGAAGCCGGCGGTGCTCTATTTACAGATTCTACGCTAACCATCAGGAATATCCTTAATTCTATCGAATTTACAAATAACGCTGCGCGCGTTCCTGTTCCTCCTGAACCACCCACAACACCTCCAACAGTTCCTGGAACTGGAGGTGTTGTAGCTCCTAACGGCTCGTATGCTACCTATCCTTTACCTAAATATATATCGCAAACAGGAAGTACAAATACAGGTTCTCAAACACCTACTCTCCCTACGTATACAACAGAAACAGCAGGAAACGGTGGTGCTGCCTTTGCTAAAGGTGCAATTGTCATCTCTACTTATAAAGATATGACTTTCAGAGGCAATTCTGCAGAATTCCCTCCTAGTATCGAAGCAGGTAAAAAAGCAAACTCTACGCCTCCCCCTCCAGAACCTGTTATCAAAGGATCCGGAGGAGCTATCTTTGGTTTGGATACCATTACTATTAGTGATGGCTCTGAAGATACCCTATTCATATTAAATACTGCTACAGGGGCTGGGGGTGCTATCTATGGAGATAAAACGATCTCGATTAGTAAGGTTGCTAATTTAAAATTCCAAAGTAACTCTGCGGATACCCTAGGGGGAGCAATTTATTCTAAAGGGAATCTTACAATACAAGATTCTTCTACCCTTACTCAGTTTAACGGAAATAACGGGAAAACTGGCGGTGGGGGTATTTATTGTTTAGGAGACGTAACCCTTACAAACCTTTCTCAAGCACATTTCGGGGCTAACAAAGCTGGAAATTACGATCTTACTATCAATGTACCGGGTAAAAACTCTGCATCTTCTTCTCAACCTCCTCCTCCTCCTTTAGCGAAAGGTGGGGGTATCTATGTTGAGAAAAATCTTAGTGTTTCTAAGATTGCTTCAACTTTAGAATTCTTAAATAACCAAGCTACGGATCACGGTGGGGGAGCTTATGTTAAAGGCACTCTAACATTTGAAAATTCTCACAGAATACAATTCACCACAAACACTTCAAAAAAATCTGGTGGTGGTCTGTATTGTGAAAGCGATGTGACATTCACAAATCTTACAGGAAAAACTCTCTTTCAAGGTAACGTTGCCACAGAAGAGGGTGGGGGTATTTGCCTAGCTGCCAATAAATCTCTAACTTTATCGAATTTAGAGAGCTTTTGCCTAATAAACAACACTACTACCAAAAGTGGTGGTGGAGCGAACATCCCTAAAGAACTTATTTTTACATTTCCTAATCCTAATCCAGTCTCCTCGCTTACAACACCACCTGCTGTGGTTCCTGTATTTGGAAGTGCTATTATTACTGGAAACCAAGCTACAGAGCATGGTGGTGGTGTTTATACGACAAAGGCTTCCTTTACTAGTCTTGAGTTAATCGATATTGGTCAAAACTCTGCTAAAAATGGTGCCGGTCTTTGTACACAAACTTTAACTTCAGCAGGCACTGTTGTGAGTGCTGGACAATCTGCTCCAGAAGATTTAGATTTCAAAGTCGATTATGTTATTACGACAAATGTCACGAAAAACGCTGCTGTAGACAATGGTGGTGGTGTTTATGGTAAAAAAGGAAAAATCTCTCGTCTTGACCATTTAAACATCACAGGAAACTCTGCAGGGAAATTGGGAGGAGGTCTCTACTTTACAGAAGCATTGAATCTTGAAAATATTCAAATTTCAAAGATCTCAGAAAACACCGCAAAAGAATCTGGTGGAGCGATCTATGCCAAAGCACTTACCTGCAATAACCTTAATACAGAATTAACTGTAAGCAATAATAAAGCAGAGACTACCTCGACTACTACAGCAACTGCCAGTGTTCCTACAGCAATTACCGGTGGCGCTCTTTATGCAGAAACACTTACTTTAAAAAATCTACAGGGTAATTGTACATTCTCCGGCAACCAAGCTATTGATAACAATGCAGTTATCGGAACTAACAATCCTCCTGCAGATCCTGATATTCAAGGTGGAGCTATCTATGCTAAAACCGCTTTCAATCTACAAAATAGCACTGGAAATTTAACCTTTTCAGGGAACTCTGCAATTACAAAACGAGCTGCAACAACAGGACAGATAGCCGGTGGGGCTATTTACGCTCCTACTGTTACAATTACAAATTGTTCTCAAGCTATTAACTTTGTTAATAACTCAGCTTTATGCACGCCTGCAGAACCTCCTTCGGGAGCTATAACAATCACTCCAAAGGAAACCTTTGGTGGAGCTATTGCAGGAACAACTAGTGTCACATTTACAGGGAATCAAACACTATTTTTCAAAGGCAACTCTGCAGACATCGGCTCCGCAATTGGGTGTAAAAACGGTACAGTAACATTTACTGATTCCTTGTACTGTTCCTTTGAAGAAAATATAGCTAAAAATCGTGGAACTATCTACGCAGCTACCCTATCTATCCCAAAAGGATACATAAACTTTTCCAACAACAGTTCTGCAAATGACGGTAGTGCGATTTATTTCACAAAGAAGGCAGATATTACAGCTGCTTCGTCTATTCTATTCCTAAATAATAAGGTTACCTTAGCACAAACTCCAGCTGGACAAGGCTCAGCCCAAGTTAAAAACTTAGGTGCTGCAATCTACGGAGCTCCAGCTAGCGATGATGCTATACTTAATCTTACAGCTTTAGGAGGTAGCATCACGTTTAAAAACAACCAATGCTTACCTACAGGAACAAATACTGCTACTTCTTTCTGTAGTATAACAGGGAAAGTTCAACTCACGCTAAATGCTGCAGAAAATCAATCGATTAACTTCTACGATGCTGTAAACATCACCACGTCTAAAACTAGTAATTATAACACTCTAGATATCAATAAAAAACCGACAAACGGAACGTCTCCAAACTACACAGGAACTATACTCTTCTCTGGAGAACTTCATGAGCATAGGTCCTTCATTCCTCAAAAGACGGTCCTACACAACGGAACATTAGTTTTAAGTAAAAATGCAGAATTAAATGTTATTTCCTTTGATCAAAAAGCCGGATCTTTACTCGTTATGGGACCGGGATCAGTATTATCCACGCGAAAACCCACAGCAGGTGGAACGACCGGAGGTATAGCAATTAATAACCTCACTATTGATTTTAGTGAGATTCTTGCAGAAAACGGAAAAGCCACCCCTCCTTCTCTACAACTAAGTGTTGAACCTACCCGAGCAGCAGGAGGACCTAGGAGTCATCGAAGTGAGAACAATTCACTTCCACAAGCGAATAAAACGCCACCTGATGTAAATCAGGAAAAAATCTATCTAACAGGAACACTGACCCTTATCGATCCTTCGGGAGCCTTTTACCAAAACCCCTACTTAGGCGAAGATCGTGAAATTGAGTTATTAAAACTTCCTACGGCATCTAGCAAAGTAGATATTTCTGATCTAACTTTAGCAGGAGATACAAACCCGCAAAAAGGTTACATCGGCACTTGGACATTAGGTGCAACAGGTCAAAATGGAAAGCTACAAGCTAGCTGGAAATTTAAAGAGTACCGTCGATGGGTCTATATCCCTCGTGACAATTACTTCTACGTTAACTCTATTCTCGGTTCTCAAAACTCCCTGATTTCCGTAAAGCAAGGCATCATCAACAATATGCTTAACAACGCACGTTTTGATGACGCTGCTTACAATAACCTTTGGCTATGCGGTATAGGATCGTTCTTACAGAAAGAACAAGGAGAAGAAGCTAGATCCTTCTCTTATCATAGTCGAGGCTATTCACTCGCTATAGATGCTAAACCGCGTCCTGAATTTATTCTAGGGGCCTCATTTAGCCAAGTCTTCGGACACGCTAAATCCGAAAAAAGCATCGAAAATTACAAGCATAAAGGCTCTGATCACTCCTTCCAAGGAACTTTATATGCTGGTAGAGCCTTCTATTTGCCTCATAGACAAACGAAAGCCCCTCGCCCCATACTTTTACAAGGTGTGATGACTTATGGTTACATGAAGCACGATACAACCACCTACTACCCATCCATTCAAGAACGCAATCTTGGAAATTGGGAAGATCTTGGTTGGCTGTTTGATGTCCGTATGATTATTGATTTAAAAGAACCTTCAAACAATTCCACAACAAGATTCTCGTTTTACTCAGAAGCAGAATATACAGGCGTACGTCAAAAACAATTTACAGAACTTGACTACGACCCTAGAACATTCGATTCCTTTGCCTATAGAAATCTTGCAACTCCTTTAGGTTTTGTTTTTGAAGGAGCTTTAATACAATATGGTATCCTAATGTACAATAAGCTCTCTTTTGCTTATGTACCTGTTATCTATAGAAATAAACCGCAGTGTACTTACAGAGTTGACTCTACTGGACAAACCGGTGAAGTTTCTGGTGTGATTCCTACAAGAAATACAGGAAGAATAGAGTATAGCTCACAAATATATCTCGGCCCATACTGGACCCTCTACGGCACCTATACCATAGATGCCGGGATGTCTTCATTAGTACAGATGGCCAACTGCGGCGCACGTATGATCTTTTAA
- a CDS encoding metal ABC transporter ATP-binding protein, translating to MTVQIFVKDLSFRYGPKSSWIINNVSFMIHEGDFVGIIGPNGGGKTTLAMLMLGLLKPTLGTLETFSTCRKESELTIGWVPQHFSYDFSFPISVKEVVLSGRLSFLRWHGKYSKYDHESAEQALKTVDLLHHKDTCFSHLSGGQIQRVLLARALASHPKLLILDEPTANIDPENQQRILQILTELNARCTILMITHDLHHTTSHFNKVFYMSRTLTTLTNTPTISQEFCCDSFEKKADL from the coding sequence ATGACAGTACAAATATTCGTTAAGGATCTTTCCTTCCGCTATGGACCAAAAAGCTCTTGGATCATTAATAATGTGTCTTTCATGATTCATGAGGGAGATTTTGTCGGTATTATAGGTCCTAACGGTGGCGGAAAAACAACTTTAGCTATGCTCATGCTAGGTTTATTAAAACCTACTCTAGGAACTCTAGAAACATTTTCTACATGTAGAAAAGAATCCGAATTAACTATCGGATGGGTTCCGCAACACTTCTCCTATGACTTTTCCTTTCCCATTTCTGTGAAAGAAGTTGTTCTATCAGGAAGGCTTTCTTTTCTCCGCTGGCATGGGAAATATTCTAAATACGATCATGAATCTGCTGAGCAAGCTTTAAAGACTGTAGATCTTTTACATCATAAGGATACCTGCTTTTCCCATCTATCTGGGGGACAGATACAGCGAGTACTACTCGCTAGAGCCCTGGCATCTCATCCTAAATTACTCATCCTTGATGAACCTACAGCAAATATCGATCCTGAAAATCAACAACGCATCCTACAGATTCTCACAGAACTTAACGCCCGATGCACGATTCTTATGATCACACATGATTTGCATCATACAACTAGTCACTTCAATAAAGTATTTTATATGAGCAGAACTCTAACAACATTGACCAATACACCAACGATATCTCAAGAGTTTTGCTGCGATTCCTTCGAAAAAAAGGCTGATCTATGA
- a CDS encoding metal ABC transporter solute-binding protein, Zn/Mn family, translating to MRRIFILLLFLFCCSHTFANSKTEQKHVLVSIVPYKFLVEQIAEDTCEVCSIVTNNYDPHTYELSPRHMEKFLRAQLWFRMGENFEKSCEKNVSCPQVDLNKNIQVIPGYTGCAHHFHSFDTHTWLSPKNLKIQVATIIEALCFYFPEHSALYQSNGEKLLKTLETLDIEIQEITASAKQRHILVAHGAFGYFCRDYNFFQHTVEKSNHADPSPKDVVRAAQSIREHGISSMILLRHAGKRSSAMLAERFHMDTVNLDPYEENVINNLKTIATTLANL from the coding sequence ATGCGTAGAATATTCATCCTTCTTTTGTTCCTCTTTTGTTGTTCACATACTTTTGCAAACTCTAAAACAGAACAAAAACATGTCCTTGTTAGTATAGTTCCTTATAAGTTTCTAGTTGAACAGATAGCAGAGGACACTTGTGAGGTATGCTCTATAGTTACTAATAACTATGATCCTCACACCTATGAATTGTCTCCCCGACATATGGAAAAATTTCTTCGTGCGCAACTTTGGTTTCGTATGGGAGAAAATTTTGAAAAGTCCTGTGAGAAAAATGTTTCTTGTCCTCAAGTAGATCTTAATAAAAACATTCAAGTAATTCCTGGATATACAGGATGTGCTCATCATTTTCATAGTTTTGATACCCATACATGGTTAAGTCCTAAAAATTTGAAAATACAGGTAGCGACTATTATAGAAGCCCTGTGCTTCTATTTCCCGGAACACTCTGCGTTATATCAAAGTAATGGAGAAAAATTACTTAAGACGCTTGAAACCCTAGATATAGAAATTCAAGAAATCACAGCCTCTGCTAAGCAGCGTCATATTTTAGTCGCACACGGAGCCTTCGGCTATTTCTGTAGAGATTACAATTTTTTCCAACATACTGTGGAAAAAAGCAATCACGCTGATCCCTCTCCGAAAGATGTTGTCCGTGCTGCTCAAAGTATTCGTGAACATGGGATTTCATCTATGATTTTACTCCGTCATGCAGGCAAGCGCAGTAGCGCTATGCTCGCTGAACGCTTCCATATGGATACAGTAAATTTAGATCCCTATGAAGAAAACGTTATAAATAATTTGAAAACTATAGCAACAACTCTTGCTAATTTATGA
- the obgE gene encoding GTPase ObgE: protein MFLDQITIELRAGKGGNGVVAWRKEKYLPKGGPYGGNGGVGGSIVIESATHVYSFESYRNIRFLKAEDGQSGATNNRSGRNGKDLVLVVPEGTLLRDVETREILYDFAKDGERLVICRGGKGGKGNTFFKTSTNRAPIKATPGRPGEVRQVELELKLIADIGLVGFPNAGKSTLFNTLAKTEVKVGAYPFTTLQPVLGLVPCQERLYQKPWIIADIPGIIEGAHQNRGLGLDFLRHIERTRLLLFVIDICGCERSSPEEDLRILMDELLHYKEDLADKGRIIALNKIDDLLPDERQERLENFQRLFPFEKFVMLSGLTGEGVDLLNSLFTNRLNV, encoded by the coding sequence ATGTTTTTAGATCAAATTACTATAGAGTTACGTGCTGGTAAAGGCGGTAACGGTGTCGTAGCCTGGAGAAAGGAGAAATATCTACCCAAAGGTGGTCCTTATGGAGGTAACGGCGGTGTTGGTGGATCTATTGTTATTGAATCAGCTACGCATGTATACTCTTTTGAATCCTATAGGAATATACGTTTTTTAAAGGCTGAAGATGGACAATCCGGAGCAACTAATAATCGTTCTGGAAGAAATGGGAAAGATTTGGTTTTGGTAGTTCCTGAAGGAACGTTATTACGTGATGTAGAGACTCGAGAAATTCTTTATGATTTTGCCAAAGATGGAGAACGTTTAGTTATTTGTCGTGGAGGCAAAGGTGGAAAAGGAAATACTTTCTTCAAGACATCTACCAATCGTGCTCCTATAAAAGCCACTCCAGGAAGACCCGGAGAAGTACGCCAAGTCGAGCTAGAGTTAAAACTCATCGCAGATATCGGTCTTGTAGGCTTCCCAAATGCTGGTAAATCTACGTTATTTAATACACTTGCTAAAACAGAAGTAAAGGTGGGCGCCTACCCATTTACTACACTTCAGCCTGTGTTAGGGCTAGTTCCCTGTCAGGAAAGATTGTATCAGAAACCATGGATTATCGCAGATATTCCCGGAATCATAGAGGGTGCTCATCAAAATCGTGGTTTGGGATTAGATTTTCTAAGGCATATTGAACGCACTAGATTGTTATTATTTGTTATCGATATTTGTGGATGCGAGAGATCCTCTCCCGAAGAAGATCTACGTATTCTTATGGACGAACTTTTACATTATAAAGAAGATCTTGCTGATAAAGGCAGGATCATCGCTTTAAATAAAATCGATGATCTTCTTCCTGATGAGAGACAGGAACGCCTAGAGAATTTTCAGAGACTCTTTCCTTTTGAAAAATTTGTGATGTTATCTGGACTTACTGGGGAAGGTGTGGATCTACTGAATAGTCTTTTTACAAATAGACTTAATGTATAA